The genomic window GACGACGACGCAGAGCGCAGCGATGCTGAGGAGCGGCACCATTGACTAGGAGCAACACCGACACGATGCGGGCGCGGTGGGAAGCCGTGATGATGAACAACTACGGCACCCCGGCGCTGGCGCTGGCCAGCGGTGAGGGCGCCGTGGTCACCGACGTCGACGGCCGCAGCTACCTGGATCTGCTCGGCGGCATCGCGGTCAATGTGCTCGGTCATCGCCACCCCGCCGTCATCGAGGCTGTCACGCAGCAGATTTCGACGCTGGGACACACCTCGAACTTCTACGCCACCGAGCCGTCGTTGGCGCTCGCCGAGGAGCTGGTCGCGCTGCTCGGCGCAGACGGCCAGACCCGGGTGTTCTTCTGCAACTCCGGGACCGAGGCCAACGAGCTGGCCTTCAAGTTGTCCCGGCTCACCGGTCGCACGAAACTGGTTGCCGCACAAGAAGGTTTCCACGGTCGGACGATGGGTTCGCTGGCATTGACCGGTCAGCCGTCCAAGCAGGCGCCGTTCGAGCCGCTGCCCGGGTACGTCACACACGTGCCCTACGGCGACACCGGCGCGCTGGCCGCCGCCGTCGGCGACCAGACCGCGGCGGTGTTCCTGGAGCCGATCATGGGGGAGAGTGGCGTCGTCGTCCCACCCGCGGGCTATCTCGCCGCCGCCCGCGAGATCACGGCCCGGCACGGCGCGCTGCTGGTGCTCGACGAGGTGCAGACCGGAATAGGGCGCACCGGGGCCTTTTTCGCCCACCAGCACGACGGCATCACCCCGGATGTAGTGACCCTGGCCAAGGGGCTCGGCGGTGGCCTGCCGATCGGCGCGGTGCTGGCCGTCGGGCCCGCCGCTGACCTGCTCACCCCCGGACTGCACGGCAGCACCTTCGGCGGCAACCCGGTGTGCACCGCGGCGGCGCTGGCGGTGGTGCGCACGCTGGCCGCCGAGGATCTGGTGCGCCGCGCCGAGCTGCTGGGCAAGTCGTTGCGCCAGGGCGTCGAGGCGCTCGGCCATCCGCTGATCGACCACCTGCGCGGCCGCGGCCTGCTGTGGGGAATGGTGCTGACGGCGCCGCGCGCCAAGGACGCCGAGATCGCCGCCCGCGACGCAGGATTCCTGGTGAACGCCCCCGCTCCCGACGTGATTCGGCTGGCGCCGCCGCTGGTGATCACCGATGCGCAGATCGACAGCTTCGTCACCGCACTGCCGGGGATCCTCGACACCGTCGGGAGCCCGGCATGACCCGCCACTTCCTGCGCGACGACGCGCTGTCGCCGGCCGAGCAGGCCGAGGTCCTCGAGCTGGCCGCCGAGCTGAAGAAGAACCCGTTCAGCCGGCGTCCCCTGGAGGGGCCGCGGGGTGTCGCGGTGCTCTTCGACAAAAACTCCACCCGCACCCGGTTCTCGTTCGAGGTGGGGATCGCCCAGTTGGGCGGGCATCCTGTCGTCGTCGACAGCGGCAGCACCCAGCTGGGCCGCGACGAGACGCTGCAGGACACCGCGCAGGTGCTGTCCCGCTACGTCGACGCCATCGTCTGGCGTACTTTCGGCCAGGACCGGCTCGACGCGATGGCCTCGGTCGCGACCGTGCCGGTGGTCAACGCGCTGTCCGACGAGTTCCATCCCTGCCAGGTGCTGGCTGATCTGCAGACCATCGCCGAACGCAAGGGCGCGCTGAGCGGCTTGCGGCTGTCCTACTTCGGGGACGGCGC from Mycobacterium shigaense includes these protein-coding regions:
- a CDS encoding acetylornithine transaminase, which translates into the protein MTRSNTDTMRARWEAVMMNNYGTPALALASGEGAVVTDVDGRSYLDLLGGIAVNVLGHRHPAVIEAVTQQISTLGHTSNFYATEPSLALAEELVALLGADGQTRVFFCNSGTEANELAFKLSRLTGRTKLVAAQEGFHGRTMGSLALTGQPSKQAPFEPLPGYVTHVPYGDTGALAAAVGDQTAAVFLEPIMGESGVVVPPAGYLAAAREITARHGALLVLDEVQTGIGRTGAFFAHQHDGITPDVVTLAKGLGGGLPIGAVLAVGPAADLLTPGLHGSTFGGNPVCTAAALAVVRTLAAEDLVRRAELLGKSLRQGVEALGHPLIDHLRGRGLLWGMVLTAPRAKDAEIAARDAGFLVNAPAPDVIRLAPPLVITDAQIDSFVTALPGILDTVGSPA
- the argF gene encoding ornithine carbamoyltransferase, encoding MTRHFLRDDALSPAEQAEVLELAAELKKNPFSRRPLEGPRGVAVLFDKNSTRTRFSFEVGIAQLGGHPVVVDSGSTQLGRDETLQDTAQVLSRYVDAIVWRTFGQDRLDAMASVATVPVVNALSDEFHPCQVLADLQTIAERKGALSGLRLSYFGDGANNMAHSLLLGGVTAGIHVTVAAPEGFAPDPAFVAAAEHRAQATGASVTVTADPDAAAAGADVLVTDTWTSMGQEGDGLDRLTPFRPFQVNRRLLGLADAEAIVLHCLPAHRGDEITDEVMDGPASVVWDEAENRLHAQKALLVWLLERA